One Mucilaginibacter ginkgonis genomic region harbors:
- a CDS encoding tetratricopeptide repeat protein, whose amino-acid sequence MQKRKSILLLFIGLFITQFAFGQSEALKGVVNNLAFYRQQKDLKYLSNAKRQVDSLIRTKRDSNNVEKNVFKAVVYSSILYTDSLNKLNQPANTLQQTTDLIDKLSARQKIFRYKVEMDFAKRCISNVYLRTGAKAMQAKSYEDALKAFEKASFYAPAYKPIYRYIGYTNTQLSKYDAAAQTYDKLLETDTLQAEDVLAAAQSHLALHDTTKALQIVQRGRKVLVNDRALLFAEANIYHNRGDYRSLQPLLEQLVNYNSGSAFVAFMAANCYDHLNKFDQAESMYLQSLNLNAKSYDAAFNLALLYFKLYTLNQGEAQKNIERAIQWFEKANTILPNNLQCLQMLQWAYLKDRNVDQLDKINFKLKQLTN is encoded by the coding sequence ATGCAGAAGCGTAAATCCATTTTACTGCTTTTTATAGGGTTGTTCATAACACAATTTGCCTTTGGCCAGTCCGAAGCGTTAAAGGGTGTTGTGAACAACCTTGCTTTTTACCGCCAGCAAAAAGACTTAAAGTATTTAAGTAACGCAAAACGGCAGGTAGACAGTCTTATTCGCACAAAGCGCGACTCGAACAACGTTGAGAAGAACGTTTTTAAAGCGGTAGTTTACAGCAGCATTTTATACACAGACTCGTTAAATAAACTAAATCAGCCTGCTAACACGTTGCAGCAAACCACAGACCTTATTGACAAGCTTTCTGCCCGTCAAAAGATCTTTAGGTATAAAGTTGAGATGGACTTTGCAAAGCGCTGTATATCAAATGTGTATCTACGCACTGGGGCGAAGGCCATGCAGGCAAAAAGTTACGAAGATGCATTGAAGGCTTTTGAAAAGGCCTCGTTTTACGCACCTGCCTATAAGCCCATATATCGCTACATTGGATATACAAACACACAGCTGAGTAAATATGATGCCGCTGCGCAAACTTATGACAAACTTTTAGAAACAGATACTTTGCAAGCAGAAGACGTGCTTGCCGCTGCCCAAAGCCATTTAGCCTTGCATGACACTACAAAAGCTTTACAAATTGTGCAGCGGGGCCGAAAAGTATTGGTTAATGACCGTGCCCTGCTTTTCGCGGAAGCCAACATATATCACAATCGTGGCGACTACAGATCTTTGCAGCCGCTTTTAGAGCAGCTGGTAAATTACAACAGTGGGAGTGCCTTTGTGGCATTTATGGCTGCCAACTGCTATGACCATCTTAACAAATTCGACCAGGCGGAATCTATGTATCTGCAATCATTAAATTTAAACGCAAAAAGTTATGATGCAGCGTTTAATCTTGCACTGCTATACTTTAAATTATACACTTTAAATCAGGGTGAGGCGCAGAAAAATATAGAACGGGCCATTCAATGGTTTGAAAAAGCAAACACTATATTGCCAAACAATTTGCAGTGTTTGCAAATGTTGCAGTGGGCTTATCTTAAAGACCGAAACGTAGATCAATTAGACAAAATAAACTTTAAATTAAAACAACTAACAAACTAA
- a CDS encoding DUF763 domain-containing protein, with translation MKHSGSADLPLHYGYVPQWLGLRMAKLGLAVAETLVMDFGADEFIRRLSDPFWFQSLGAVMGMDWHSSGITTSVMGALKKAINPHAKELGIYIAGGKGKHSTQTPNELMQIGENTGLDTTTLVRSSKLAAKVDNTAIQDGYQLYTHNFILSNTGQWSIVQQGMNAINKTARRYHWHSKGIKSFVEEPHTAICGPNCGKILNLTDNRAAPTRKSIMDVSLERPQLMLAEISKLVMPGHHDVRAKDVDLKRLGAVLWLAHEKRPADFEDLLLLEGLGPRTLQSLTLVSEVIYGTPSRFKDPARFAFAHGGKDGHPFPVPIKVYDETIGILQTAIHKAKLGNEDKKEAVKRLTQIAQKAEESFTANANFDEVIKHERDNSWRYGGRTVFGKAKPPSPQQLELF, from the coding sequence ATGAAACATTCTGGTTCTGCAGACTTACCGTTACATTATGGATATGTACCGCAATGGCTGGGTTTGCGTATGGCAAAGCTTGGTTTAGCAGTTGCCGAAACTTTGGTGATGGATTTCGGTGCGGATGAATTTATCCGTCGGTTAAGTGATCCTTTTTGGTTTCAAAGCCTGGGCGCTGTTATGGGTATGGACTGGCATTCATCTGGAATCACAACATCTGTTATGGGTGCGCTTAAGAAAGCCATAAACCCGCATGCAAAGGAATTGGGTATTTACATTGCCGGCGGTAAAGGCAAACATTCAACACAAACACCTAATGAATTGATGCAGATCGGCGAAAACACAGGCCTGGATACTACAACACTGGTACGCTCAAGTAAGCTGGCAGCAAAAGTGGATAATACCGCAATCCAGGATGGTTATCAGCTTTATACCCATAACTTTATTTTAAGCAATACCGGGCAATGGTCTATAGTGCAGCAAGGCATGAATGCCATAAATAAGACAGCGAGGCGTTATCATTGGCACTCTAAAGGCATCAAGTCATTTGTAGAAGAGCCGCATACCGCAATTTGTGGGCCCAATTGCGGAAAGATTTTAAACCTGACCGATAATCGCGCAGCGCCAACGAGAAAAAGCATTATGGACGTATCTCTTGAACGGCCGCAGCTAATGCTCGCAGAAATCAGCAAACTGGTAATGCCGGGCCATCATGACGTGCGCGCAAAAGACGTAGACTTGAAGCGGCTCGGCGCTGTATTGTGGTTAGCACATGAAAAGCGACCTGCAGATTTTGAAGATTTATTATTGTTAGAAGGTTTGGGGCCGCGCACATTGCAATCTTTAACGCTGGTTAGCGAAGTGATTTACGGAACGCCTTCCAGGTTTAAAGATCCCGCACGGTTCGCATTTGCTCACGGTGGTAAAGACGGACATCCCTTCCCGGTACCGATAAAAGTCTATGATGAAACAATTGGTATTCTGCAAACAGCCATACACAAAGCTAAATTAGGCAACGAGGATAAAAAAGAAGCCGTTAAGCGGCTTACTCAAATAGCTCAAAAGGCTGAAGAAAGCTTTACGGCTAACGCCAATTTTGACGAGGTGATCAAGCACGAACGCGACAACTCCTGGAGATACGGTGGCCGCACGGTTTTTGGTAAAGCTAAACCACCGTCGCCGCAGCAACTTGAGTTATTTTAA
- a CDS encoding tetratricopeptide repeat protein, protein MKMKTLMTGIFAFAVTAAFAQKGELSNAQTEYDKYETARGQKVTATLAATSIANAKTSIDKAAANEKTSVMPQTWALKGAIYSSLAVQDSVDATSAPLYSAAADAIKKAKELDTKGENKKLIDHANLNLAQYNLSRGVKLYQSKDYANAYKSFDAYRTILPEDTNAIYYSGLAATLSENYPAAISNYNKLLTTNYSNKAGVYKDLPTIYLMQKDTANALKVLNDAIAKYPTNPDYRKREIEINLQSGKTKEVLDKINTAITNDPKNKSLYYYSGLVYSTMADNTTKQIKTATAANKPALEKSKADDLAKAAEMYKKALELDPNYFEANLNMGYVTINPAIEMYNAANKLPANKQKEYDAAVAKAGAQFDLAKPYLLKAVELNPKSEDALRNLKTYYLGKKDNANATAIQKQIDALK, encoded by the coding sequence ATGAAAATGAAGACCTTAATGACGGGCATTTTTGCTTTTGCTGTTACGGCAGCTTTTGCCCAGAAAGGGGAGTTAAGCAATGCCCAAACTGAGTATGATAAATATGAGACCGCACGGGGCCAGAAAGTAACAGCAACACTTGCGGCTACAAGTATCGCTAATGCAAAAACTTCTATAGACAAGGCGGCTGCCAACGAAAAAACATCTGTAATGCCGCAAACATGGGCTTTAAAAGGTGCGATCTATTCGTCGTTAGCTGTTCAAGATTCTGTAGATGCTACATCGGCACCACTTTACAGCGCTGCAGCAGACGCGATCAAGAAAGCAAAAGAACTGGATACGAAAGGTGAAAATAAAAAACTGATTGACCACGCTAACCTTAACCTGGCCCAGTATAACTTAAGCAGGGGCGTAAAGCTGTACCAATCTAAAGACTATGCAAACGCATACAAATCTTTTGATGCATACCGTACCATTTTGCCCGAAGATACTAACGCTATCTACTATAGTGGTTTAGCTGCAACGCTTTCAGAAAATTACCCTGCGGCTATAAGCAATTACAATAAATTGCTTACCACCAATTATTCAAATAAAGCCGGCGTTTACAAAGATTTGCCTACAATTTATTTAATGCAAAAGGATACCGCTAATGCCTTGAAGGTGTTAAACGATGCCATTGCCAAATATCCAACCAACCCGGATTACCGCAAAAGAGAGATCGAAATCAACTTGCAAAGCGGTAAAACTAAAGAGGTTTTAGATAAAATCAACACTGCGATCACCAACGATCCAAAAAACAAATCTTTGTACTATTACAGCGGTTTGGTTTATTCAACAATGGCTGATAATACTACGAAACAAATTAAAACAGCAACCGCTGCCAATAAACCAGCCCTGGAAAAAAGCAAAGCCGATGATTTGGCTAAAGCTGCAGAAATGTACAAGAAAGCCTTAGAGTTAGATCCAAACTATTTTGAGGCTAACTTGAATATGGGGTATGTAACTATCAACCCGGCTATTGAAATGTATAACGCCGCTAACAAATTGCCCGCTAACAAGCAAAAAGAATATGATGCAGCCGTAGCCAAAGCCGGTGCACAATTTGATTTGGCGAAACCATATTTGTTAAAAGCAGTAGAACTAAATCCAAAATCTGAAGATGCATTGCGTAATCTTAAAACTTACTATTTAGGAAAAAAGGACAACGCTAATGCAACTGCTATTCAAAAACAAATAGACGCATTAAAATAA
- a CDS encoding phage/plasmid replication domain-containing protein: MIDTINFRLNNVSRYKIIESQYQQFERSAKTVFEVDHDTGEIADNSKIRAIMHHDSDTITPLSKRSSLFIASSHYNVSYFYNYSGNFIDFNFAIPKYMYGTNILQFVQYFGQDYESVFKHLRSFVASFVKKHFLETIDYKDLELTRLDLCYNQFFNSKYDAMKYLAEQKELMKKHARSTKNDYRSYETSLMYTTKRYSFKIYHKGTEFRKHDRKELAKKNPTGYQIENLQDISDRILRYEVTFRKSQINYLFEKSDLHNRYVPELANANSHSWAKMKNPEYYALCMEFVEQSKRFVFANVDNIDAVEFKMVTFDLNVFKLLYDFFWQTVFKYQLRQKMSVYDVIKQIDAKNEIRDKAQSKQLREKLSFNKPMITVLALLTQHQSIDDLRKSGLMSKTTFYKYQKKLAELGIDSESRLTDIPIPPLDYRDYFYNFGNSHLK; encoded by the coding sequence ATGATTGACACTATAAACTTTAGATTAAACAATGTCTCACGTTATAAAATTATTGAATCTCAATACCAGCAATTCGAACGCTCGGCCAAAACAGTCTTCGAGGTTGATCACGATACTGGCGAAATTGCTGATAATTCTAAAATACGCGCTATTATGCATCATGATAGTGATACTATTACTCCACTTAGCAAGCGTTCTTCTTTGTTTATTGCCTCTAGCCATTATAACGTATCTTACTTTTATAACTATTCGGGCAATTTCATAGACTTTAACTTCGCTATACCTAAGTACATGTACGGCACTAATATTCTCCAATTTGTGCAGTACTTCGGACAGGATTATGAAAGTGTATTTAAGCATTTGCGGTCTTTCGTGGCATCTTTTGTAAAGAAACATTTTCTAGAAACGATAGATTATAAAGACTTGGAATTAACTCGGCTTGACCTTTGTTACAACCAGTTTTTTAACTCAAAATATGATGCTATGAAATATCTAGCTGAACAAAAAGAGTTGATGAAAAAGCATGCTAGGTCAACTAAGAACGATTATCGTAGTTACGAAACTTCTTTAATGTACACTACTAAGAGGTACTCCTTTAAAATCTACCATAAGGGTACGGAGTTTCGCAAACACGATCGTAAAGAGTTGGCCAAAAAAAATCCTACGGGATATCAGATTGAAAATTTGCAGGATATCTCGGATAGGATTTTAAGGTATGAGGTTACTTTTCGCAAATCGCAAATCAATTATCTTTTCGAAAAATCAGATTTACATAATCGTTATGTACCTGAACTGGCTAATGCCAATTCTCACTCTTGGGCAAAAATGAAAAACCCTGAATATTATGCGTTATGTATGGAGTTCGTAGAACAAAGCAAAAGATTTGTATTTGCCAATGTCGATAATATCGACGCTGTAGAATTTAAGATGGTAACCTTTGACCTTAATGTCTTTAAGCTGCTATATGACTTCTTTTGGCAAACTGTTTTTAAATACCAGCTACGCCAAAAAATGTCTGTATATGACGTTATTAAACAGATAGATGCTAAAAACGAAATAAGGGATAAGGCACAAAGTAAGCAACTTCGTGAAAAATTGAGTTTTAATAAGCCAATGATTACTGTGCTGGCCTTATTAACTCAACATCAGTCTATTGATGATTTGCGCAAATCGGGTTTGATGTCTAAAACGACTTTTTATAAATATCAAAAAAAGCTGGCCGAACTTGGTATAGATAGTGAAAGCAGACTGACTGATATCCCTATCCCTCCTTTGGATTATCGGGATTACTTTTATAACTTCGGTAACTCACACCTTAAATAA
- a CDS encoding DUF4142 domain-containing protein, whose protein sequence is MRKLTWISTALCLALAFSACHDEKKAKNFNQKTTLDDNGVKFVMDAHEAGLTEINAGNLAEKNSKNPRVIGLAKMMVADHTAAGAELDTIAKNNLVTVADTLTGMHKQMLNDLSKKAGADFDKAYMQMMVDDHGKVIDLFHHAQENTNAALKNYSLKISPKLQVHLDSAKAILSSLK, encoded by the coding sequence ATGAGAAAGCTGACCTGGATATCAACCGCATTGTGTTTAGCATTGGCCTTTAGCGCCTGTCATGACGAAAAGAAAGCTAAGAACTTTAACCAAAAAACCACTTTAGACGACAACGGTGTAAAGTTTGTGATGGATGCCCACGAAGCAGGATTAACAGAAATTAATGCAGGAAACCTCGCAGAGAAAAACTCTAAAAATCCGCGTGTTATTGGTCTTGCAAAAATGATGGTAGCTGATCATACAGCTGCTGGCGCAGAGTTGGATACGATTGCTAAAAACAACCTAGTAACAGTTGCGGATACTCTTACGGGCATGCATAAACAAATGCTAAATGATCTTAGCAAAAAAGCAGGTGCAGACTTCGACAAGGCCTATATGCAAATGATGGTTGATGACCATGGAAAAGTGATCGATTTGTTTCACCATGCACAAGAAAACACAAACGCAGCTTTAAAGAATTATTCTTTAAAAATATCGCCAAAATTGCAGGTCCATTTAGATTCTGCAAAAGCAATTCTTTCATCTTTAAAATAA
- a CDS encoding lysozyme, giving the protein MKTSQSAINKLKATEQFRATAYKDGYTGGVQNYSIGYGHQIGLNEQNLKTATITTSQAETLMRNDLAPLEGQLNKAKYPFNQNQFDALVSFGYNTGSGSLAKVIDTWNTTHSTSKVTAQMALYTKTHDNKTGELVASSALEKRRAAEVTLFNNPSVPVIAIAAIAFATSLYLFS; this is encoded by the coding sequence ATGAAAACAAGCCAGTCGGCCATTAATAAGCTTAAAGCCACGGAACAATTCCGTGCTACTGCATATAAGGATGGATATACTGGTGGCGTTCAAAACTATTCTATTGGTTACGGCCACCAAATCGGCCTTAATGAACAAAACCTTAAAACGGCCACTATTACAACCTCACAAGCTGAAACATTGATGCGCAATGATCTTGCGCCGCTCGAAGGTCAGCTAAATAAGGCTAAATATCCGTTTAATCAAAATCAGTTTGATGCGTTGGTGTCTTTCGGTTATAATACAGGTAGCGGTTCACTCGCGAAAGTTATTGACACTTGGAACACCACGCATTCCACTTCTAAGGTTACGGCGCAAATGGCATTATACACTAAAACGCATGACAACAAAACGGGCGAACTTGTCGCTTCTTCTGCTCTTGAAAAAAGAAGGGCTGCAGAAGTTACTTTGTTCAATAACCCGTCTGTACCTGTTATTGCGATAGCTGCTATTGCGTTTGCAACTTCGCTGTATTTATTCAGCTAA